In Geoalkalibacter ferrihydriticus DSM 17813, a genomic segment contains:
- the secG gene encoding preprotein translocase subunit SecG translates to MTTFLIFLHILVSFAIIIIVLLQPGKGASIGASFGAGSSGTVFGAAGAGSFLGKLTGAAAVIFMLTSLTLSYFSGRPDAGSIMPEIVTPTQQVMPIPEQPLPPGTVPTQEAAPIETPPAADN, encoded by the coding sequence ATGACCACGTTTCTGATTTTTCTGCACATTCTCGTCAGCTTCGCCATAATTATCATCGTCCTGCTGCAACCCGGAAAGGGCGCCAGTATCGGTGCATCCTTCGGCGCAGGATCAAGCGGCACAGTTTTCGGCGCCGCCGGAGCAGGCAGTTTTCTCGGCAAGCTGACCGGTGCCGCGGCAGTGATTTTCATGCTGACCAGCCTGACTCTCTCTTACTTTTCCGGTCGCCCGGATGCCGGGAGCATTATGCCCGAGATCGTGACGCCGACGCAGCAAGTCATGCCGATTCCCGAGCAGCCTTTGCCTCCGGGCACGGTTCCGACCCAGGAAGCAGCTCCCATCGAAACGCCTCCAGCGGCTGATAATTAA
- the gap gene encoding type I glyceraldehyde-3-phosphate dehydrogenase, whose amino-acid sequence MAVKVAINGFGRIGRNVFRAAQGSREIEIVAVNDLTDPETLAHLLKYDSVHGTFDAQVEATEKGLRVNGKTLNVYAEKDPAKLPWKELGVKIVIEATGIFADHAGAHKHIDAGASKVIITAPAKGPDVTLCMGINEDSYDPAKHHIISNASCTTNCLAPVAKVMDEAFGIEKGMMTTIHAYTNDQRILDLPHKDLRRARAAAMSMIPTTTGAAKAVSEVLPQLKGKLDGLAIRVPVPNVSLVDLVFTSKKNTSIEEVNAALKKAAEGPLKGILVYCEEPLVSRDFNGSSASSSVDALSTNVIAGNLVKVMSWYDNEWGYSCRVLDLTKLIATK is encoded by the coding sequence ATGGCAGTCAAGGTAGCAATCAACGGATTTGGCCGCATCGGACGCAATGTCTTTCGTGCAGCACAGGGCAGCCGGGAAATCGAAATCGTCGCGGTCAACGACCTGACTGATCCGGAAACTCTGGCTCATCTGCTCAAGTACGACTCCGTCCACGGCACGTTTGACGCCCAGGTCGAAGCAACCGAAAAGGGCCTGCGGGTCAACGGAAAAACCCTTAACGTCTACGCGGAAAAAGATCCAGCCAAGCTGCCCTGGAAGGAACTCGGCGTCAAGATCGTCATCGAAGCGACCGGCATTTTTGCCGACCACGCGGGCGCCCATAAACATATCGACGCCGGTGCCTCCAAGGTCATTATCACCGCCCCCGCCAAGGGTCCCGATGTGACGCTGTGCATGGGCATCAATGAAGACAGTTATGATCCGGCCAAACATCACATCATCTCCAATGCCTCTTGCACCACCAATTGTCTGGCCCCGGTGGCCAAAGTCATGGACGAGGCTTTCGGCATTGAAAAAGGCATGATGACCACCATTCACGCCTACACCAACGACCAGCGTATTCTCGACCTGCCGCATAAGGATCTGCGGCGCGCCCGGGCCGCCGCCATGTCCATGATCCCCACCACAACCGGCGCGGCCAAGGCCGTAAGCGAAGTACTCCCCCAGCTCAAGGGCAAGCTCGACGGCTTGGCCATCCGTGTTCCGGTGCCCAACGTTTCTCTTGTCGATCTGGTCTTTACCAGCAAAAAGAACACGAGTATCGAAGAAGTCAACGCCGCCCTCAAAAAAGCCGCCGAGGGACCGCTCAAGGGTATCCTGGTTTACTGCGAGGAACCCCTGGTATCGCGCGATTTCAATGGTAGCTCTGCGTCATCGAGCGTCGATGCTCTTTCCACCAACGTCATCGCCGGCAACCTGGTCAAGGTCATGTCCTGGTATGACAATGAGTGGGGCTATTCTTGTCGCGTTCTCGATCTGACCAAATTGATCGCGACAAAATAA
- a CDS encoding phosphoglycerate kinase, whose product MSRKMTLEDVDFSGKRVFCRVDFNVPLNDRQEIEDDTRITAALPTLRYIVDHGGRLILASHLGRPKGKPEDKYSLAPVAPYLAKLLGRPVAMAKDCVGPTVIALTNEMNDGDVLLLENMRFHPGEEKNDSAFSRELAQLADIYVNDAFGTAHRAHASTEGVARLLQPAVAGYLMGKELEYLSGALADPKRPFVAVIGGAKVSDKISVIENLLNKVDTLIIGGGMAYTFLRSQGVDVGKSLVEEDRIELAGRLVEQAKQKGVNLLLPQDHVIAREFKADADHKICDNTDFEPDWMALDIGPLTISGYEKALREAATVVWNGPMGVFEFDAFAKGTFAVARTLAEAKATTIIGGGDSVSAVKKAGLEDKMSHISTGGGASLELLEGKDLPGVAALTNK is encoded by the coding sequence ATGTCACGCAAAATGACTCTTGAAGATGTTGATTTCAGCGGCAAACGGGTGTTCTGCCGTGTCGATTTCAATGTGCCCCTCAACGACCGCCAGGAGATCGAGGACGATACGCGCATCACGGCGGCCCTGCCGACGCTGCGCTATATTGTCGATCATGGCGGCCGGCTGATTCTCGCCTCTCACCTCGGCCGCCCCAAGGGCAAGCCAGAAGACAAATACAGCCTGGCCCCTGTCGCCCCCTATCTTGCCAAACTCCTTGGTCGCCCGGTCGCCATGGCCAAGGACTGCGTCGGCCCCACAGTCATCGCCCTCACGAATGAAATGAACGACGGTGACGTGCTGCTCCTTGAAAACATGCGCTTTCATCCTGGCGAAGAAAAAAACGACTCCGCATTTTCTCGTGAACTTGCGCAACTGGCCGATATTTACGTCAACGATGCGTTTGGCACAGCTCATCGCGCTCACGCTTCCACCGAAGGCGTCGCACGCCTGCTGCAACCCGCCGTCGCCGGGTACCTCATGGGCAAGGAACTTGAGTACCTGAGCGGAGCCCTGGCCGACCCCAAACGGCCTTTTGTCGCCGTTATCGGCGGAGCCAAGGTCAGCGACAAAATTTCGGTCATCGAAAACCTGCTCAACAAGGTCGATACCCTGATCATCGGCGGCGGCATGGCCTACACTTTTCTCAGATCTCAGGGCGTCGATGTCGGCAAATCTCTTGTCGAAGAAGACCGCATTGAACTCGCCGGTCGTCTCGTGGAACAAGCCAAGCAAAAGGGCGTCAACCTGCTTCTGCCGCAGGATCACGTCATTGCCCGTGAATTCAAAGCCGACGCCGATCATAAAATCTGCGATAACACCGACTTTGAGCCGGACTGGATGGCTCTCGACATCGGCCCGCTGACCATCTCCGGGTACGAGAAAGCCTTGCGCGAAGCCGCGACCGTCGTCTGGAACGGTCCCATGGGAGTCTTCGAGTTCGACGCCTTTGCCAAAGGCACTTTTGCCGTGGCCCGCACCCTGGCTGAAGCCAAAGCCACCACGATCATCGGCGGCGGCGACTCGGTTTCGGCCGTCAAAAAAGCAGGTCTTGAAGATAAAATGAGCCATATCTCCACAGGCGGAGGCGCCTCGCTGGAGTTGCTGGAGGGCAAGGACCTGCCCGGCGTGGCGGCCTTAACGAATAAATGA
- the tpiA gene encoding triose-phosphate isomerase, whose protein sequence is MRKPLIAGNWKLHKTIPEALDLIEALKKDLADKTDIEIVVAPVFTALVPVAQAVKSSNIALAAQNCYCENSGAFTGEVSPALLKDAGCSHVIVGHSERRQLFGENDELINRKLKAVLAEDLIPIFCIGETLEEREKDEMMDVLKRQVTVGLNGLSETEMFKVVVAYEPVWAIGTGKVASTDQAQEAHAFVRGLLAGLFSTPVAEQVRILYGGSVKPDNVDGLMAQTDIDGTLVGGASLKAADFIRIARFEKM, encoded by the coding sequence ATGCGCAAACCCTTGATCGCAGGAAACTGGAAACTTCATAAAACCATTCCTGAGGCGCTCGACCTGATCGAAGCACTGAAAAAGGATCTGGCAGACAAAACGGACATCGAGATCGTGGTGGCGCCGGTCTTCACCGCCTTGGTGCCGGTTGCCCAGGCTGTGAAGTCTTCCAACATCGCCCTGGCGGCACAGAACTGTTACTGTGAGAACAGCGGCGCGTTCACCGGCGAAGTTTCCCCTGCCCTGCTAAAAGATGCCGGCTGCTCCCATGTCATCGTCGGCCACTCGGAACGCCGTCAGCTTTTCGGCGAAAACGATGAATTGATCAACCGCAAGCTCAAAGCGGTTCTTGCTGAAGACCTGATTCCCATTTTCTGTATCGGCGAGACCCTGGAGGAGCGGGAAAAGGATGAAATGATGGACGTACTCAAGCGTCAGGTGACGGTCGGACTTAACGGCCTGAGTGAAACCGAGATGTTCAAGGTCGTCGTCGCCTACGAACCCGTCTGGGCCATCGGCACCGGCAAGGTTGCAAGCACGGACCAGGCGCAGGAAGCGCATGCGTTTGTGCGCGGTCTGCTCGCCGGCCTGTTCAGCACACCTGTCGCCGAACAGGTCCGCATCCTCTATGGTGGCAGCGTCAAACCCGACAATGTCGATGGCCTGATGGCACAAACAGACATCGACGGCACCCTGGTCGGTGGAGCCAGCCTTAAGGCCGCGGACTTCATTCGCATCGCCCGTTTTGAAAAAATGTGA
- a CDS encoding DUF3015 family protein — MKKLIVSVCAAATMVAVSSFAFADPYGTAGCGLGSVLFKDQPGGVQIFAATTNGTFGNQTFGITTGTLNCGDPIWVTGSAEMKQFVAHNMDALAMDIAAGSGETLDAFAELMQVPADQRAEFAASLQQNFAQVFTSENVVMAEVIDNAALLTH; from the coding sequence ATGAAAAAACTGATCGTATCGGTATGCGCAGCAGCAACCATGGTTGCCGTTTCGTCCTTTGCTTTCGCGGATCCTTACGGCACCGCAGGTTGCGGGCTCGGTTCCGTGCTCTTCAAAGATCAGCCGGGCGGCGTGCAGATTTTTGCCGCCACCACCAACGGAACTTTCGGTAACCAGACCTTTGGCATCACCACCGGCACCCTCAATTGCGGCGATCCCATCTGGGTCACCGGCAGCGCCGAAATGAAGCAGTTCGTCGCACACAACATGGATGCCCTGGCCATGGACATCGCCGCCGGCAGCGGCGAGACCCTGGACGCATTCGCCGAGCTCATGCAGGTACCTGCGGATCAGCGCGCCGAGTTCGCCGCCTCCCTTCAGCAAAATTTCGCTCAGGTTTTCACCTCCGAAAACGTCGTCATGGCTGAAGTGATCGACAATGCTGCTCTGCTGACCCATTAA